Proteins from a single region of Argiope bruennichi chromosome 6, qqArgBrue1.1, whole genome shotgun sequence:
- the LOC129971998 gene encoding zinc finger protein 112-like yields the protein MDQNPCNSCGKTVTDDENHPCFRHKKFDYRNSLQRPVESDKHHDEVKDKSMENSNDNTRCLSGDAGQNKNKKPEFMNLSLFQNNEIANSVSSKDNSCTTFSENFINEQLTNSCDSSYYDPISDVQMTEVQTNENESVTTFAENDESRYRLENDQSETFEKTIVVTGSSGVDIQKQELLGASDLIYATTDEECKMSLEGSKWQTLKKDKNYFMDALEYVIINALSDNNNISGSANSTVNPDLPPGSNESKNGKRKLAENVNDENISLQMYYQSHNKNEKMSADEKEPISSKKADDAVAGPSGFCPRKKKFPETFSRKDTLETHYRTGTGDKPFMCNVCKKKFSWKSHLDQHYLTHTGERPFVCDFCEKGFTRKGDLNIHVMTHTGERPFVCDFCEKGFTRKCDLNIHVMTHTGDKPFVCDVCNKAFARKSTLKTHARTHTGERPYKCPICGVAFSSSSDCNRHRRRMH from the coding sequence atggatCAAAATCCTTGCAATAGTTGCGGTAAAACAGTGACAGACGATGAGAATCACCCTTGCTTCCGTCACAAGAAATTTGACTACAGGAATTCACTACAACGGCCAGTAGAATCGGATAAACACCATGACGAAGTAAAAGACAAATCTATGGAGAATTCAAATGACAATACTCGGTGTTTAAGTGGAGATGCtggacaaaacaaaaataaaaaacctGAGTTCATGAATTTGTcgctttttcaaaataatgaaatagctAATTCGGTTTCCTCAAAGGACAACAGCTGTACGACTTTTTCAGAGAATTTCATTAATGAACAACTAACGAATTCTTGTGATAGTTCATATTATGATCCCATTTCAGATGTTCAGATGACTGAAGTCCAAACTAATGAAAATGAATCTGTCACGACTTTTGCAGAAAATGATGAATCTCGTTACAGACTTGAAAATGACCAAAGcgaaacttttgaaaaaactaTAGTTGTCACCGGATCAAGTGGTGTCGACATACAAAAACAAGAGCTATTAGGTGCATCAGACTTGATATATGCTACAACTGATGAagaatgtaaaatgtctcttgaagGCAGCAAATGGCAGactttgaaaaaagataaaaattattttatggatgcTCTAGAATATGTTATCATAAATGCTctttcagataataataatatttctggaTCTGCGAATTCGACTGTGAATCCTGATCTGCCACCAGGAAGTAACGAGTCAAAAAATGGCAAAAGGAAATTAGCAGAgaatgtaaatgatgaaaatatttcactaCAAATGTATTATCAGAGCCACAATAAGAACGAGAAAATGTCTGCCGACGAGAAGGAACCAATTTCTTCCAAGAAAGCAGACGATGCTGTGGCTGGGCCTTCCGGATTCTGTCCTCGTAAAAAGAAATTTCCTGAGACCTTCAGTAGGAAAGATACTCTTGAAACGCATTATCGAACAGGCACTGGCGACAAGCCCTTCATGTGCAATGTATGTAAGAAAAAATTCTCTTGGAAATCACATCTCGACCAACATTATCTAACCCACACAGGTGAAAGACCTTTCGTGTGCGACTTCTGTGAAAAAGGTTTTACTCGAAAGGGTGATCTGAATATACATGTTATGACTCACACTGGCGAAAGACCTTTCGTATGCGACTTCTGTGAAAAAGGTTTTACTCGAAAGTGTGATCTTAATATACATGTTATGACTCACACCGGTGACAAACCTTTCGTGTGTGATGTTTGTAATAAAGCTTTCGCTCGAAAGTCTACTCTTAAAACACATGCTCGTACCCACACTGGAGAAAGGCCTTATAAATGCCCAATTTGTGGAGTGGCTTTCTCGTCCAGCAGCGATTGTAACAGGCATCGGAGGAGAATGCATTAG